One window of Alteriqipengyuania lutimaris genomic DNA carries:
- a CDS encoding dihydrolipoamide acetyltransferase family protein gives MAKFTFNLPDIGEGIAEAEIVAWHVSVGDTVEEDGPLADMMTDKATVEMESPVAGKIMEIAGEVGDTIAIGSMLVTIEVEGEIPDDVAEENAAAADAEPEAGPAPSPAPAPKSDEVEERIEVENPDASDANDAHEADPEPAPEQPVGKSEPKSQSKVLASPAVRKRAKDMGIDLAQVKPADDGRVRHGDLDQFIAYSGGYSPASGPRADETVKVIGMRRRIAQNMSASKRNIPHFTYVDEVDVTDLEAMRAQLNDGRGDKPKLTILPLLITSICQCLPEFPMINATYDDEEGVVTRHGSVNMGMAAQTDAGLMVPVIKDAQSQNLWQLAREIGRLAEAARSGKAKSDEMQGGTLTVTSLGPLGGIATTPVINRPEVAIIGPNKIVERPMFVKGADGVERVEKRLLMNISISCDHRVVDGWDAASFIQALKARLESPALILAN, from the coding sequence ATGGCGAAATTCACCTTCAACCTGCCCGATATCGGCGAAGGCATCGCCGAGGCCGAGATCGTCGCATGGCATGTCTCTGTGGGCGACACGGTCGAGGAAGACGGCCCGCTGGCCGACATGATGACCGACAAGGCGACGGTCGAAATGGAAAGCCCGGTCGCGGGCAAGATCATGGAGATCGCGGGCGAGGTGGGTGACACCATCGCGATCGGATCAATGCTGGTAACGATCGAGGTCGAGGGCGAGATTCCCGACGATGTTGCGGAAGAGAACGCCGCCGCAGCCGATGCCGAGCCGGAAGCCGGTCCCGCACCATCGCCCGCTCCCGCGCCGAAGTCCGACGAGGTCGAAGAAAGGATCGAGGTCGAGAACCCCGATGCGAGCGATGCGAACGACGCGCACGAGGCCGATCCCGAACCTGCACCCGAGCAGCCGGTCGGCAAGAGCGAACCCAAATCGCAGAGCAAGGTCCTCGCCAGCCCGGCCGTGCGCAAGCGCGCGAAGGACATGGGCATCGATCTGGCGCAGGTGAAGCCGGCCGATGACGGCCGCGTGCGCCACGGCGACCTCGACCAGTTCATTGCCTATTCGGGCGGCTATTCGCCTGCCAGCGGTCCGCGCGCCGACGAGACCGTGAAGGTCATCGGCATGCGCCGCCGGATCGCGCAGAACATGAGCGCGTCGAAGCGCAACATCCCGCACTTCACCTATGTCGACGAGGTCGACGTGACCGACCTCGAGGCGATGCGTGCGCAGCTCAACGACGGGCGCGGCGACAAGCCGAAGCTCACCATCCTGCCGCTGCTGATCACATCGATCTGCCAGTGCCTGCCCGAATTCCCGATGATCAACGCGACCTATGACGACGAAGAAGGCGTGGTGACGCGCCACGGATCGGTCAACATGGGCATGGCCGCGCAGACCGATGCCGGGCTGATGGTGCCGGTCATCAAGGACGCGCAGAGCCAGAACCTGTGGCAGCTCGCGCGCGAGATCGGCCGCCTGGCCGAGGCCGCGCGCAGCGGCAAGGCCAAGTCTGACGAAATGCAGGGCGGCACGCTGACCGTCACCTCGCTCGGGCCGCTGGGCGGGATCGCGACCACGCCGGTCATCAATCGCCCCGAAGTCGCGATCATCGGACCGAACAAGATCGTCGAGCGTCCGATGTTCGTGAAGGGTGCCGATGGTGTTGAGCGGGTCGAGAAGCGCCTGCTCATGAACATCTCGATCAGCTGCGATCACCGCGTGGTCGATGGCTGGGATGCGGCGAGCTTCATTCAGGCGTTGAAAGCCCGGCTCGAATCGCCTGCGCTGATTCTGGCGAACTGA
- a CDS encoding glutathione S-transferase family protein, translating into MCYSIASADAQGRLEGRPNCQRWMAQMRDTPSFQRAMQKDGRETFVFTF; encoded by the coding sequence ATGTGCTATTCGATCGCCTCGGCCGATGCGCAGGGCAGGCTCGAAGGGCGGCCCAACTGCCAGCGCTGGATGGCGCAGATGCGCGATACGCCGTCGTTCCAGCGGGCGATGCAGAAGGACGGTCGCGAGACCTTCGTCTTCACTTTCTAG
- a CDS encoding DUF2842 domain-containing protein, whose protein sequence is MRQEPNWRIPVGIFALLIGLLVYGIVIARYVPELVVGWPVILQMVVYLVLGLIWLLPLRRFLIWMETGRWGAPADDGADA, encoded by the coding sequence ATGAGGCAGGAACCCAACTGGCGTATTCCGGTCGGCATCTTTGCCCTCCTGATCGGGCTGCTGGTCTACGGCATCGTCATCGCCCGCTACGTACCCGAACTGGTCGTGGGGTGGCCCGTCATCCTGCAAATGGTCGTCTATCTCGTCCTCGGCCTGATCTGGCTGCTGCCGCTGCGGCGCTTCCTGATCTGGATGGAAACCGGCCGCTGGGGCGCGCCTGCCGATGACGGCGCGGATGCCTGA
- a CDS encoding cell division protein ZapA, with product MSKVEITIGGREFVFTCGPDDEPRVRALATAIDEHYQPLAPRFSQNLLFACLRAADDVFDQAGVTPGEDPETKRLREQLEAVEHERDRLEAALSAATDARGRLERDMRTAREEAREREDAESKAQADRIALLENRCEDLQHKLEAAQMQELPFGGSNGASDDPDLLPALERFAGLLESCADKLEGRVGNA from the coding sequence ATGAGCAAGGTCGAGATCACGATCGGCGGGCGCGAATTCGTATTCACCTGCGGGCCCGACGACGAGCCGCGCGTGCGGGCGCTCGCCACCGCGATCGACGAGCACTACCAGCCTCTCGCCCCGCGCTTTTCGCAGAATCTTCTGTTCGCCTGCCTGCGCGCGGCGGACGACGTGTTCGACCAGGCGGGCGTCACGCCGGGCGAGGATCCCGAGACCAAGCGTTTGCGCGAACAGCTCGAAGCAGTCGAGCACGAGCGCGACCGGCTGGAGGCCGCCCTGTCGGCCGCGACCGATGCGCGCGGTCGGCTGGAACGCGACATGCGCACCGCCCGCGAGGAAGCACGCGAGCGCGAAGACGCCGAGTCGAAGGCACAGGCGGATCGGATCGCGCTGCTCGAAAACCGCTGCGAAGACTTGCAGCACAAGCTCGAAGCGGCGCAGATGCAGGAACTGCCTTTCGGCGGATCGAACGGCGCCTCGGACGATCCCGACCTGCTGCCTGCGCTGGAGCGTTTTGCGGGTCTGCTCGAATCCTGCGCGGACAAGCTTGAGGGTCGCGTCGGCAACGCCTAG
- the thyA gene encoding thymidylate synthase: MSESHFEQSYLDLMERIWRTGDERVDRTGIGTRSVFGAQLRFDLGDNRVPLLTTKRVYWKTAAREMLWFLTGETNIRPLVLQGVKIWNEWPHARYVKETGNDLPLGEFVQRIGDDEAFAERWGDLGPVYGKQWVDWPTYRYRPDGLYEKGEGIDQVSQVIESLQSNPGSRRHIIEGWNVAELDRMALPPCHKTYQFHVGSGGTQLNCLLYQRSCDVALGLPFNLFGAALLMRMIAQQADLEPGELVWMGGDTHLYLNHAHLIEEQLSREPRGTPRLEFTRHAPSIFDYRIEDFAVSDYDPHPPIKAPVAV, from the coding sequence GTGTCCGAGTCGCATTTCGAACAGTCCTATCTCGATCTGATGGAGCGCATCTGGCGCACCGGCGACGAGCGCGTCGATCGTACGGGTATCGGCACCCGCTCGGTCTTCGGCGCACAACTGCGGTTCGACCTCGGTGACAACCGCGTGCCGTTGCTCACCACCAAGCGGGTCTACTGGAAAACCGCCGCGCGCGAGATGCTGTGGTTCCTGACCGGGGAGACCAATATCCGCCCGCTGGTGCTGCAGGGCGTGAAGATCTGGAACGAGTGGCCGCACGCACGCTACGTGAAAGAGACGGGTAACGACCTGCCGCTCGGCGAGTTCGTCCAGCGTATCGGCGATGACGAGGCTTTCGCGGAGCGCTGGGGCGATCTCGGCCCGGTCTACGGCAAGCAGTGGGTCGACTGGCCCACCTACCGCTATCGTCCCGATGGCCTCTACGAAAAAGGGGAGGGGATCGATCAGGTCAGCCAGGTGATCGAAAGCCTGCAGAGCAATCCCGGCAGCCGGCGACATATCATCGAAGGATGGAACGTCGCCGAACTCGACCGGATGGCGCTGCCGCCATGCCACAAGACCTACCAGTTCCACGTCGGCTCCGGAGGTACCCAGCTCAACTGCCTGCTCTACCAGCGCAGTTGCGACGTCGCGCTGGGCCTGCCGTTCAACCTGTTCGGGGCGGCGCTCCTGATGCGCATGATCGCGCAGCAGGCCGATCTGGAGCCGGGCGAGCTCGTGTGGATGGGGGGCGATACGCACCTTTACCTCAATCATGCGCACCTGATCGAGGAGCAGCTCTCCCGGGAACCGCGAGGCACCCCGAGGCTTGAGTTCACAAGGCACGCGCCGAGCATTTTCGACTACCGGATAGAGGATTTCGCAGTCAGCGATTACGATCCCCATCCGCCCATTAAGGCACCTGTCGCCGTCTGA
- the gap gene encoding type I glyceraldehyde-3-phosphate dehydrogenase — protein sequence MATKVAINGFGRIGRLVARAILERTDHDLELVAINDLANADANALLFQYDSTHGRFPGKVSVDGNALVVDGKKIAVTSEREPGKLPHGEMGVDIVLECTGFFQSVDAAKPHLDAGAKRVLISAPAKGDLKTIVYGVNHETLTGDDHIVSNASCTTNCLAPVAKVMHDTVGIERGFMTTIHSYTNDQRMLDQMHSDMRRARGGAQNMIPTTTGAARAVGLVLPELNGKLDGSSVRVPTPNVSLIDLVFTPGRDTTAEELNEALKAAADGAMKGVLDFTDQPLVSSDFNHQPASSTVDSLETAVLEGKLARVVSWYDNEWGFSNRMIDTAGVMAGLI from the coding sequence ATGGCGACCAAGGTTGCAATCAACGGTTTCGGGCGCATCGGGCGGCTTGTCGCGCGCGCCATTCTGGAGCGGACCGATCACGATCTGGAACTGGTCGCGATCAACGATCTCGCCAATGCAGACGCGAACGCGCTGCTGTTCCAGTACGATTCGACCCACGGGCGCTTCCCCGGCAAGGTCTCGGTCGATGGCAACGCGCTGGTCGTCGACGGCAAAAAGATCGCGGTGACGAGCGAGCGTGAGCCGGGCAAGCTGCCGCATGGCGAGATGGGCGTGGACATCGTGCTCGAATGCACCGGCTTCTTCCAGTCGGTCGACGCCGCCAAGCCGCACCTCGACGCAGGCGCCAAGCGCGTCCTGATCTCCGCGCCGGCCAAGGGCGATCTCAAGACGATCGTCTACGGCGTGAACCATGAAACGCTGACCGGCGACGATCATATCGTGTCGAACGCCAGCTGCACCACCAACTGCCTCGCTCCCGTGGCGAAGGTGATGCACGACACGGTGGGGATCGAACGTGGCTTCATGACCACGATCCACTCCTACACCAACGACCAGCGCATGCTCGACCAGATGCATTCCGACATGCGGCGTGCCCGTGGCGGCGCGCAGAACATGATCCCGACCACCACTGGCGCTGCCCGCGCGGTTGGCCTGGTGCTGCCCGAACTCAACGGCAAGCTGGACGGCTCCTCGGTCCGCGTGCCGACGCCCAATGTCTCGCTGATCGACCTGGTATTCACGCCGGGCCGCGACACCACGGCGGAAGAGCTGAACGAAGCGCTGAAGGCGGCTGCCGACGGCGCGATGAAGGGCGTGCTCGACTTCACCGACCAACCGCTCGTCTCCAGCGACTTCAACCACCAGCCCGCCAGCAGCACGGTCGACAGCCTTGAGACTGCAGTGCTCGAAGGCAAGCTGGCGCGCGTGGTCAGCTGGTACGACAACGAGTGGGGCTTCTCCAACCGGATGATCGACACTGCCGGCGTGATGGCCGGGTTGATCTGA
- a CDS encoding 3-methyl-2-oxobutanoate dehydrogenase (2-methylpropanoyl-transferring) subunit alpha — MANRPERETSRANKPQLSLHVPEPEYRPGSEEVDFSGIEIPEAGAQPRPDEACDPSETVGLCTDLIRVLGDDNKAHGPWDPKLDPDTLREMLHHFSLVRAFDERMFRGQRQGKTSFYMKCTGEEATSISTAMALQPDDMVFPSYRQQGVLIARGYPLIEMINQIYSNSGDKLKGRQLPIMYSSREHSFFSISGNLATQVPQAVGWAMASAIKNDSRIATSWVGEGSTAEGDFHAACTFASVYNAPVIINLINNQWAISSFSGFAGGERATFASRAIGYGLAGLRVDGNDPLACYAAERWAANRARTNSGPTLIEFFTYRAEGHSTSDDPSGYRSANEREAWPLGDPVARLKNHLIELGEWDEDRQAEMDRNAAEKVKKDTKEAEKNGILGHGMHQPFHTMFEDVFDEEPWHLREQNEESQREREKKYPDGVPH; from the coding sequence ATGGCCAATCGGCCCGAGCGCGAGACTTCGCGCGCAAACAAGCCGCAATTATCGCTTCACGTGCCCGAGCCCGAGTATCGGCCGGGCTCGGAAGAGGTCGACTTCTCCGGCATCGAAATTCCGGAAGCGGGAGCGCAGCCGCGACCCGACGAGGCGTGCGATCCCTCGGAGACTGTGGGCCTGTGCACCGATCTGATCCGCGTGCTGGGCGATGACAACAAGGCGCACGGTCCATGGGACCCCAAGCTCGATCCCGATACTCTGCGCGAGATGCTGCACCACTTCTCGCTGGTGCGCGCGTTCGACGAACGCATGTTTCGGGGCCAGCGGCAGGGCAAGACCAGCTTCTACATGAAGTGCACCGGGGAAGAGGCGACCAGCATCTCCACCGCGATGGCGCTGCAGCCGGACGATATGGTGTTCCCCAGCTATCGCCAGCAGGGCGTGCTGATCGCGCGCGGCTATCCGCTGATCGAGATGATCAACCAGATCTATTCGAACAGTGGCGACAAGCTGAAAGGCCGCCAGTTGCCGATCATGTATTCGAGCCGCGAGCACAGCTTCTTCAGCATCTCGGGTAACCTCGCCACGCAGGTCCCACAGGCGGTCGGCTGGGCGATGGCGAGTGCAATCAAGAACGACAGCCGGATCGCGACGAGCTGGGTGGGCGAGGGCAGCACGGCGGAGGGCGACTTCCATGCGGCCTGCACCTTTGCCAGCGTGTACAATGCACCGGTTATCATCAACCTTATCAACAACCAGTGGGCGATCAGCAGCTTCTCCGGCTTTGCGGGCGGCGAGCGCGCGACCTTCGCCAGCCGCGCGATCGGCTACGGCCTCGCGGGGCTTCGCGTGGACGGCAACGACCCGCTGGCCTGCTATGCCGCCGAACGCTGGGCCGCCAACCGCGCGCGGACCAACAGCGGCCCGACGCTGATCGAATTCTTCACCTATCGTGCGGAAGGCCACTCAACATCGGACGATCCCTCGGGCTATCGCAGCGCGAACGAGCGCGAGGCCTGGCCGCTGGGCGATCCCGTGGCGCGGCTCAAGAACCACCTCATCGAACTGGGTGAGTGGGACGAGGACCGACAGGCCGAGATGGACCGCAACGCGGCCGAGAAGGTCAAGAAGGACACCAAGGAGGCCGAGAAGAACGGCATCCTGGGCCATGGCATGCACCAGCCCTTCCACACCATGTTCGAAGATGTCTTCGACGAGGAGCCGTGGCACCTGCGCGAGCAGAACGAAGAGTCGCAGCGTGAGCGCGAAAAGAAATATCCGGACGGGGTGCCGCACTGA
- a CDS encoding 5-formyltetrahydrofolate cyclo-ligase — protein MNQKSELRRDMRAIRKATVADLPDAVRSLVFSRPPGPVLERIADNAVIGLYRASTNEAPAARYAQFFLEAGHRIALPRLLAEEGAMRFAEHTDPLGESDLVEGPHGIMQPGGGAADLVPDVLFVPLLAFDAAGRRLGQGGGYYDRWMADHREVLRIGLAWDTQAVDEVPSEPHDIPLHLVITPTRVHGGEA, from the coding sequence GTGAACCAGAAATCAGAACTCCGCCGCGATATGCGCGCCATTCGCAAGGCAACCGTCGCCGATCTGCCCGACGCGGTGCGCAGCCTCGTCTTCTCGCGCCCTCCCGGACCGGTCCTCGAACGGATCGCGGATAATGCGGTCATTGGCCTGTACCGGGCAAGCACGAACGAAGCCCCGGCGGCGCGCTACGCCCAGTTCTTCCTCGAAGCGGGCCATCGCATCGCCCTCCCCCGCCTGCTGGCCGAAGAGGGTGCGATGCGTTTTGCCGAACACACCGACCCGCTGGGCGAGAGCGACCTTGTCGAAGGCCCGCACGGCATCATGCAGCCGGGCGGCGGCGCGGCCGATCTGGTGCCCGACGTGCTGTTCGTGCCGCTGCTGGCATTCGATGCGGCAGGCCGCAGGCTCGGCCAGGGCGGCGGCTACTACGACCGCTGGATGGCGGACCACAGGGAGGTATTGCGCATCGGCCTCGCGTGGGACACGCAAGCGGTCGACGAGGTGCCGAGCGAGCCACACGATATCCCCCTGCACCTCGTCATCACCCCCACGCGGGTCCATGGAGGCGAGGCATGA
- a CDS encoding alpha-ketoacid dehydrogenase subunit beta produces the protein MSETKEKSKPQPKQGRHATGDDRRLNMIEAINDALDVAMGRDDDVVVFGEDVGYFGGVFRCTAGLQEKYGKTRAFDTPISECGIIAAAIGMGAYGLRPVPEIQFADYIYPGYDQIISEAARIRYRSAGEYNVPMTVRSPFGGGIFGGQTHSQSPESLFTHASGIKTVIPATPYDAKGLLISCIEDNDPVIFFEPKRIYNGPFDGFFDRPVQNWKSHPDSVVPEGYYKVPLGKARLVTEGEQLTVLTYGTMVHVAKAVMEERGVEADILDLRTLVPLDIEAVEKSVKKTGKCLIIHEATRTSGFGAELSALVQERCFYHLEAPIQRVTGFDTPYPHSLEWAYFPGPVRIGTALDKLLSE, from the coding sequence ATGAGCGAGACGAAAGAGAAGTCCAAGCCCCAGCCCAAACAGGGTCGGCACGCGACTGGCGACGATCGCCGGCTCAACATGATCGAGGCGATCAACGATGCGCTCGACGTGGCGATGGGCCGCGACGACGATGTGGTCGTGTTCGGCGAGGATGTCGGCTATTTCGGCGGCGTCTTCCGCTGCACCGCAGGGCTCCAGGAAAAATACGGCAAGACCCGCGCGTTCGATACGCCGATTTCGGAATGCGGCATCATCGCCGCGGCGATCGGGATGGGCGCCTACGGCTTGCGCCCGGTGCCCGAAATCCAGTTCGCGGACTACATCTACCCCGGATACGACCAGATCATCAGCGAAGCGGCACGCATCCGCTATCGCAGCGCGGGCGAATATAATGTGCCGATGACGGTCCGCTCGCCCTTCGGCGGCGGCATCTTCGGCGGGCAGACCCACAGCCAGAGCCCCGAATCGCTGTTCACCCACGCCTCGGGCATCAAGACGGTGATCCCGGCGACGCCCTACGACGCAAAGGGCCTGCTGATTTCGTGCATCGAGGATAACGACCCGGTCATCTTCTTCGAGCCCAAGCGCATCTATAACGGCCCGTTCGACGGTTTCTTCGATCGCCCGGTGCAGAACTGGAAGTCGCATCCCGACAGCGTGGTGCCCGAAGGCTATTACAAGGTCCCGCTGGGCAAGGCGCGGCTCGTCACCGAAGGCGAGCAGCTGACCGTGCTGACCTACGGCACGATGGTCCACGTCGCGAAGGCGGTGATGGAGGAGCGCGGCGTTGAGGCCGACATTCTCGACCTGCGCACGCTCGTCCCGCTCGACATCGAGGCTGTGGAAAAGTCTGTGAAGAAGACGGGGAAATGCCTGATCATCCATGAGGCGACACGCACTTCGGGCTTCGGCGCGGAGCTTTCCGCGCTGGTGCAGGAGCGCTGCTTCTATCATCTCGAAGCGCCGATCCAGCGCGTCACCGGCTTCGACACGCCTTATCCTCATAGCCTCGAATGGGCCTATTTCCCCGGCCCGGTGCGCATCGGCACCGCCCTCGACAAGCTTCTAAGCGAGTAA
- a CDS encoding DNA-formamidopyrimidine glycosylase family protein, whose translation MPEAPEAEANRLRIERKCLNRTMEAAEPGEDTEYIELPGDNERARLVGHQFTQTHRHGKLIFAGSKTGPWIGVHLGMTGSLRPFDEEDGAPDYTKFLIRFEGDRRLAFRCPRKLGWVRVVDNPEEEIERIGFGPDALEISRDAFVEAIGSSRGAIKSALMAQQKLAGIGNLWSDEILYRVGIGPERKGTDLSEEKLAQMYDEMRDILKAVMDTEATYRKLPDDWLIRHREEGAQCPRCDGEIVRTKVSGRSAYHCDRHQE comes from the coding sequence ATGCCTGAGGCTCCGGAGGCCGAGGCCAATCGCCTGCGGATCGAGCGCAAGTGCCTCAACCGCACGATGGAGGCGGCCGAGCCTGGCGAGGATACCGAATATATCGAGCTGCCGGGCGACAACGAACGTGCGCGGCTGGTCGGCCACCAGTTCACGCAGACTCATCGCCATGGCAAGCTGATCTTTGCCGGATCGAAGACCGGCCCGTGGATCGGCGTCCATCTGGGGATGACCGGCTCGCTTCGCCCCTTCGACGAAGAAGACGGCGCGCCCGATTACACGAAATTCCTGATCCGCTTCGAAGGCGACCGCCGCCTGGCCTTCCGCTGCCCGCGCAAGCTCGGCTGGGTGCGTGTGGTCGACAACCCCGAGGAGGAGATCGAGCGGATCGGCTTCGGTCCCGACGCGCTCGAGATTTCGCGCGACGCCTTCGTCGAGGCGATCGGATCGTCGCGTGGCGCGATCAAGTCCGCGCTGATGGCACAGCAGAAGCTCGCCGGGATCGGCAACCTGTGGTCCGACGAAATCCTCTATCGCGTCGGCATCGGGCCGGAACGCAAGGGCACCGACCTATCCGAGGAAAAGCTCGCGCAGATGTACGACGAGATGCGCGATATCCTGAAAGCGGTGATGGACACCGAAGCGACCTACCGCAAACTGCCCGACGACTGGCTGATCCGCCATCGCGAGGAGGGCGCGCAGTGCCCGCGCTGCGACGGCGAGATCGTGAGAACCAAGGTGAGCGGGCGCAGCGCCTATCACTGCGACCGCCACCAGGAATGA
- the tkt gene encoding transketolase, which yields MSLDPARMIPMANAIRALSMDAVQKAQSGHPGMPMGMADVATVLWSNYLKYDASAPGWADRDRFVLSAGHGSMLVYSLLHLSGFAHPTMEEIENFRQLGSPTAGHPENFLLPGIECTTGPLGQGLAMGVGMAMAERHLNAQFGDDLVDHRTWVIAGDGCLMEGVNHEAIGLAGHLKLSRLIVFWDDNQITIDGSTDLSTSENVRARFEATGWFVNSCDGHDYADISRAIEEALAEDRPALIACRTMIGYGAPNKQGTAATHGSPLGAAEIEAAREELKWTAAPFEIPDQVSAEWRSAGSRHYQTRTDWTTRLGDSDQKAEFERRMAGNLPEGFDLGEFIADLVREPEKVATRKASENALAVINQRLPETIGGSADLTGSNNTKTEQLQPYTADDGSGRYVYYGIREFGMAAAMNGMALHGGVIPYGGTFLVFSDYCRPAIRLSALQQTRVIYVMTHDSIGLGEDGPTHQPIEHLQSLRAIPNLLVMRPGDAVETAECWEVALQQKKRPTVLALSRQGLAQFRTEEAEENRCARGAYRIKDAEADRRVILIATGSEVGLALECAADLEKRGIGADVVSMPCAELFDEQSPTYRDNVLPNVGPEEILRVSIEAGTTFGWERYTMANGLRIGIDSFGTSAPAPDAFKHFGFTSEAILSKIVGKLEA from the coding sequence ATGAGTCTCGACCCAGCCCGCATGATCCCGATGGCCAACGCCATTCGGGCCCTCTCGATGGATGCGGTGCAAAAGGCACAGAGCGGCCATCCCGGCATGCCGATGGGCATGGCCGATGTCGCCACGGTGCTGTGGTCGAACTACCTCAAGTACGACGCCAGCGCGCCCGGATGGGCCGATCGCGACCGTTTCGTGCTGAGTGCGGGACACGGTTCGATGCTGGTCTATTCGCTGCTGCATCTCTCCGGCTTCGCGCACCCGACGATGGAGGAGATCGAGAATTTCCGCCAGCTCGGTAGCCCGACCGCCGGGCACCCTGAGAATTTCCTGCTCCCCGGCATCGAATGCACCACCGGCCCGCTGGGCCAGGGGCTGGCGATGGGCGTGGGCATGGCGATGGCCGAACGTCACCTCAACGCGCAGTTCGGAGACGACCTGGTCGACCACCGCACCTGGGTGATTGCGGGCGACGGCTGCCTGATGGAAGGCGTGAATCACGAAGCGATCGGCCTGGCCGGGCACCTCAAGCTCAGCCGCCTGATCGTGTTCTGGGACGACAACCAGATCACCATCGACGGCAGCACCGATCTTTCGACGAGCGAAAACGTGCGCGCCCGCTTCGAGGCGACCGGATGGTTCGTCAATTCGTGCGACGGGCACGACTATGCCGATATCTCGCGCGCGATCGAGGAAGCGCTGGCGGAAGACCGTCCCGCGCTGATCGCGTGCCGCACCATGATCGGCTACGGCGCGCCCAACAAGCAGGGCACCGCCGCCACACACGGTTCGCCGCTGGGCGCCGCCGAGATCGAGGCTGCGCGCGAGGAACTGAAGTGGACCGCGGCCCCGTTCGAGATTCCCGACCAGGTCAGCGCTGAATGGCGCTCCGCCGGATCGCGCCACTACCAGACCCGCACCGACTGGACGACGCGGCTTGGCGACAGCGACCAGAAGGCAGAGTTCGAACGCCGCATGGCAGGCAACCTGCCCGAAGGCTTCGACCTGGGCGAATTCATCGCCGATCTGGTGCGTGAGCCGGAGAAGGTCGCCACCCGCAAGGCGAGCGAAAATGCGCTCGCCGTCATCAACCAGCGCCTGCCCGAAACGATTGGTGGCTCCGCCGACCTGACGGGTTCGAACAACACCAAGACCGAGCAGCTCCAACCCTATACCGCCGACGATGGCAGCGGCCGCTATGTCTATTACGGCATTCGCGAATTCGGGATGGCTGCGGCGATGAACGGCATGGCGCTGCATGGCGGCGTGATCCCCTATGGCGGCACCTTCCTGGTGTTCAGCGATTACTGCCGCCCCGCGATCCGCCTGTCGGCCCTGCAACAGACGCGCGTCATCTACGTGATGACGCATGATTCGATCGGGCTGGGTGAAGACGGGCCAACCCACCAGCCGATCGAGCACCTGCAATCCTTGCGCGCGATTCCCAACCTGCTCGTGATGCGCCCGGGCGATGCGGTCGAGACTGCCGAATGCTGGGAAGTCGCGCTGCAGCAGAAGAAGCGGCCGACCGTGCTGGCCTTGTCGCGCCAGGGCCTCGCGCAGTTCCGCACAGAGGAGGCTGAAGAGAACCGCTGCGCACGCGGAGCCTACCGGATCAAGGACGCCGAGGCGGACCGCCGCGTGATCCTGATCGCGACCGGGTCCGAAGTCGGACTCGCGCTCGAATGCGCAGCCGATCTGGAAAAGCGCGGCATTGGTGCGGACGTCGTTTCCATGCCGTGCGCGGAGCTGTTCGACGAACAGAGCCCGACCTATCGCGACAACGTGCTGCCCAATGTTGGCCCCGAGGAAATCCTGCGGGTCAGCATCGAGGCGGGCACCACCTTCGGGTGGGAACGCTATACGATGGCGAACGGCCTGCGGATCGGCATCGACAGCTTCGGCACTTCGGCCCCGGCGCCGGATGCCTTCAAGCATTTCGGTTTCACCAGCGAGGCGATCCTGTCCAAGATCGTCGGCAAGCTAGAAGCATAA